The following coding sequences lie in one Flagellimonas eckloniae genomic window:
- a CDS encoding DUF4266 domain-containing protein: MLKPLFFLALLIFSSSCVAVREYDKAYINDIEMQLGARASERFETNFQIYREASAGANGGKTGGGCGCN, translated from the coding sequence ATGTTGAAACCTCTTTTTTTCTTGGCTTTATTGATTTTTTCAAGCTCCTGTGTTGCTGTACGTGAATATGATAAAGCCTATATCAACGATATTGAAATGCAATTGGGGGCAAGGGCATCTGAACGTTTTGAAACGAATTTTCAAATTTATAGAGAAGCTTCAGCAGGTGCCAATGGAGGAAAAACAGGTGGTGGCTGTGGCTGCAATTAA
- a CDS encoding ATP-binding cassette domain-containing protein translates to MILEIDNIELSFGSRKVLYGIYLSAQEGKVTGILGRNGCGKTSLLKILFGNLKPKYKTIRVDGKNIKKSLFQSNSIAYLPQHRLLPKNLKVDTAFNLFNADWNRFIENFKSFEIYKKYRISQLSSGELRVLETYLIITKKKKIILLDEPFSFIAPIYIERFKEIINYEKKGKIILLTDHFYRDILEVSNTIYLLKDGYSKQINIQEDLEKEGYVLPNSR, encoded by the coding sequence TTGATTCTTGAAATTGATAACATAGAACTGAGTTTTGGGTCGAGAAAGGTACTGTATGGTATTTATCTGAGTGCACAGGAAGGAAAGGTTACAGGGATTTTGGGAAGAAATGGATGCGGTAAGACTTCCCTACTGAAAATCCTATTTGGAAACTTAAAACCTAAGTATAAAACCATACGAGTCGATGGGAAGAATATTAAAAAATCGTTGTTTCAATCAAACTCCATCGCATACCTGCCGCAACACCGACTGCTACCAAAAAATCTAAAAGTAGATACCGCTTTTAATTTATTCAATGCCGACTGGAACAGGTTTATTGAAAACTTCAAAAGTTTTGAGATTTACAAAAAATACCGAATTTCCCAACTTTCAAGCGGAGAACTTAGAGTACTGGAAACCTATCTTATTATCACCAAAAAAAAGAAAATTATTTTACTGGATGAGCCCTTTTCTTTCATCGCACCTATATATATTGAAAGATTCAAGGAAATTATTAACTATGAGAAGAAGGGAAAAATTATTCTTCTCACAGATCATTTCTACCGGGATATCTTAGAAGTGAGTAATACGATTTACCTTTTAAAGGATGGATACTCCAAACAGATAAACATCCAAGAAGATTTGGAAAAAGAGGGTTACGTATTGCCTAATTCCCGATAA
- a CDS encoding alpha/beta fold hydrolase, which produces MLNYTAYRHKSSEQWVTFVHGAGGSSTIWYKQLRDFKKHFNILLLDLRGHGNSKPNIKDAFNDKYTFDSITADIVEVLDYEEIDKSHFIGISLGTILIRNLAENYSGRVKSMVMGGAIMKLNFRSQLLMRLGVIFKSIVPYIWLYKFFAFVIMPNKNHKESRLLFVREAKKLYQKEFIRWFKLTSEINPLLRFFRTVDIKIPTFYIMGGEDYLFLPTIKKVVNSHAQSTLFVVEDCGHVVNVEQPIIFNKEVINYLQNV; this is translated from the coding sequence TTGCTTAATTATACCGCGTATCGGCATAAATCATCAGAACAGTGGGTTACATTTGTTCATGGTGCGGGAGGTAGTTCTACAATTTGGTACAAACAACTTAGGGATTTTAAAAAGCACTTTAATATTCTATTATTGGATTTAAGGGGGCACGGCAACTCAAAACCCAACATCAAGGATGCCTTTAATGATAAGTATACTTTTGATTCTATTACTGCTGATATCGTAGAGGTTTTGGATTATGAGGAAATCGATAAATCGCATTTCATTGGCATTTCATTAGGCACAATTTTAATTCGAAATCTGGCTGAGAACTATTCCGGTCGAGTAAAGAGCATGGTAATGGGTGGTGCAATTATGAAACTTAATTTTCGCTCACAGTTACTTATGAGGCTGGGAGTGATTTTTAAATCTATAGTTCCTTATATATGGTTGTATAAATTTTTTGCGTTTGTGATCATGCCAAATAAAAACCATAAAGAATCTCGGCTGCTTTTTGTAAGAGAGGCTAAAAAACTATACCAAAAAGAATTTATAAGATGGTTTAAGTTAACCTCTGAAATTAACCCACTACTACGTTTTTTTAGAACGGTGGATATCAAGATTCCAACCTTTTATATCATGGGAGGAGAGGATTATTTGTTTTTACCCACCATTAAAAAAGTGGTTAATTCTCATGCTCAGTCCACATTATTTGTAGTTGAAGATTGCGGGCATGTAGTTAATGTGGAACAACCTATCATCTTTAATAAAGAAGTAATAAACTACTTGCAAAATGTATAG
- a CDS encoding DUF3570 domain-containing protein yields the protein MLQQFKSPIKISFVIAFLCIVGFGNAQQNNTSYKKRVLETSEIDFLFSYYSQDGQNAAVTGGEGTEELTDATSTIVLRMPMNANDVLTVDVGLSAYTSASSSNVNPLDGNNLNTTPFDASSGESRKDLLAYINPSYQHSSEDRNSIWTANAYFSTEYDYFSIGFGGSYSRLFNEKNTEVTISGNVFLDKWNAIYPIELRDGFFDNRIVGNGTYNPVFAVFEKENRNSYSVSLNFSQILAKKLQGSLFMDVVSQNGLLSTPFQRVYFGDAEDFFIDDFQLADDVEQLPDTRFKIPFGGRLNYYVTDMIVLRTYYRFYWDDWGITSHTASIEAPVKITDKFTLYPTYRYYTQSAADYFYAKEDAQSTFDFYTSDYDLSEYDAHQYGLGIQYKDIFTNTKILTFGLKTIDLRFSKYDRSNGLNASIVTLGTTFIGN from the coding sequence ATGCTCCAGCAATTTAAAAGCCCCATAAAAATAAGTTTCGTAATAGCATTCTTATGCATCGTTGGTTTTGGAAATGCGCAACAAAACAATACTTCCTATAAAAAGCGGGTCCTAGAGACAAGTGAAATAGATTTTTTGTTCAGTTATTACAGTCAAGACGGGCAGAACGCTGCGGTAACGGGAGGCGAGGGAACGGAAGAACTTACAGATGCGACCTCTACCATTGTTTTACGAATGCCCATGAATGCCAATGATGTTCTTACTGTTGATGTCGGTTTGTCTGCCTACACATCGGCATCTTCCAGCAATGTAAATCCCTTGGATGGAAATAATCTTAACACCACTCCTTTTGATGCCTCATCGGGCGAATCAAGAAAGGATCTTTTGGCTTATATAAATCCAAGCTATCAGCATAGTTCCGAGGATCGAAATTCTATATGGACAGCTAACGCCTATTTTTCAACGGAATACGATTATTTTTCCATTGGTTTTGGGGGTAGTTACTCCAGACTTTTTAATGAAAAGAATACAGAAGTAACCATTAGCGGAAATGTCTTTTTAGATAAATGGAACGCTATTTACCCCATTGAATTACGGGATGGTTTTTTTGATAATCGGATTGTTGGAAATGGTACCTACAATCCCGTTTTTGCCGTGTTTGAAAAGGAGAATAGAAATTCATATTCAGTATCATTAAATTTTTCCCAAATCCTAGCCAAGAAATTGCAAGGATCACTTTTCATGGATGTGGTCTCTCAAAACGGATTGTTGAGTACACCTTTTCAACGGGTTTATTTTGGGGATGCCGAAGATTTTTTCATTGATGATTTTCAGCTGGCTGATGATGTTGAGCAATTGCCGGACACTAGATTTAAAATTCCATTTGGAGGAAGATTGAACTATTATGTCACCGATATGATTGTTCTACGGACCTATTATCGTTTTTACTGGGATGATTGGGGGATTACATCCCATACCGCAAGTATTGAAGCACCGGTTAAGATAACGGACAAATTTACGTTGTATCCCACATATCGCTATTATACCCAATCCGCTGCCGATTATTTTTATGCAAAAGAAGATGCGCAATCCACATTCGATTTTTATACTTCGGATTATGATTTGTCCGAATACGATGCACACCAATATGGTCTTGGCATTCAGTACAAGGATATTTTCACCAATACCAAGATCTTGACCTTTGGACTAAAGACCATTGATTTGCGTTTTAGCAAGTACGACAGAAGTAATGGACTAAATGCTTCTATTGTTACGCTGGGGACCACGTTTATCGGGAATTAG
- a CDS encoding helix-turn-helix domain-containing protein: protein MGHSKLLVLVCLLFAMFGYGTAFKINERSTSVSPISFQDSLKWADYYYNINRYQKAIDIYEKNLNGQPDLQKTRVLKKLALSKAALNIPEESVNYLEDYLMIDFNAAFIQHEGFDNIRDSPQFNLISQRYLPQLGFWPLVYLYVSIIGFYISIVILVNKNIDLQAKILVSAFVFINSIFILHISISLANYHFEYPHTYLMSILFSYLYGPLLYFYFKRITLSYVFKARDLLHLIPTVLLALYVIPVHILQTSDQKLKILLERASLGVDAPIDSELLILILTKAISLMIYGFFVRKLYLKSKKDQTLNSQSKNWQRNIYYIHFSYIIAYITFGLVIIVYSFTAAAIHVPNVCMAIMVLFVGFSASVRPNLVNGVFAYTHKFFDKYKKSGLTPSLSNELKENLIYLFAVEKIYRKNNINLDMVAQKLNTTRHNASQIINEHFDVSFHEFVNMYRITEAKQLLQEDTSQRLNIINIAYEVGYNNKVTFNKAFKKDTQLTPTEYQKNMIGV, encoded by the coding sequence ATGGGACATTCAAAACTACTCGTTCTTGTATGCTTGTTGTTCGCCATGTTCGGTTACGGAACTGCTTTTAAAATCAATGAGCGCTCTACATCGGTTTCGCCTATTTCATTTCAAGATTCTTTGAAATGGGCCGATTACTACTATAATATAAATAGATATCAAAAAGCAATCGATATTTATGAAAAAAACCTCAACGGTCAACCTGATCTGCAAAAAACGAGGGTTCTTAAAAAACTTGCACTAAGTAAGGCTGCGCTTAACATACCTGAAGAATCTGTAAACTATCTGGAGGACTACCTCATGATTGATTTTAATGCTGCATTTATTCAGCATGAAGGGTTTGATAACATTAGAGATTCCCCGCAATTTAATTTAATTTCTCAGCGCTATCTACCCCAGTTGGGGTTTTGGCCATTGGTCTATCTTTACGTCTCTATAATTGGGTTCTATATTTCGATTGTTATACTGGTCAACAAAAACATAGACTTACAGGCAAAAATTCTTGTTTCTGCATTTGTTTTCATCAATTCCATTTTTATTTTACATATTTCAATAAGTCTTGCCAATTACCATTTCGAATATCCGCATACTTATTTAATGTCCATTCTGTTTTCGTATCTCTATGGTCCATTACTCTACTTTTATTTTAAAAGGATAACACTTTCTTATGTTTTTAAGGCCAGGGATTTACTACATTTAATTCCAACGGTTTTACTGGCACTTTATGTGATTCCCGTTCATATTCTTCAAACCTCTGATCAAAAACTGAAAATACTACTAGAAAGAGCAAGTCTTGGAGTTGATGCGCCAATAGACTCTGAGCTTTTAATTTTGATTTTGACAAAGGCAATTTCTTTAATGATATATGGTTTCTTTGTTCGAAAACTGTACCTTAAGAGTAAAAAGGACCAAACCCTTAATAGCCAAAGTAAAAATTGGCAACGGAATATTTATTACATCCATTTCTCATATATTATTGCTTATATAACATTTGGGCTTGTAATAATTGTTTATAGTTTTACCGCTGCGGCAATTCATGTCCCAAATGTATGCATGGCGATTATGGTTCTTTTTGTAGGTTTTTCAGCAAGTGTTAGACCTAATTTGGTAAATGGTGTATTTGCATATACCCATAAGTTTTTTGATAAATACAAAAAGTCCGGACTTACCCCAAGTTTATCAAATGAATTGAAAGAAAATCTTATTTATCTTTTTGCGGTTGAAAAGATTTATAGAAAAAACAACATAAACCTCGATATGGTGGCTCAAAAATTAAATACCACCCGCCACAACGCCTCTCAGATTATTAATGAGCATTTTGATGTTAGTTTTCATGAATTTGTAAATATGTATCGAATAACGGAGGCTAAACAACTACTTCAGGAAGACACATCACAAAGGTTGAACATTATCAATATTGCATACGAAGTTGGCTACAATAACAAGGTTACTTTCAATAAAGCATTTAAAAAGGACACCCAACTTACTCCAACAGAATATCAAAAAAATATGATAGGAGTCTAG
- the pyrF gene encoding orotidine-5'-phosphate decarboxylase: MKIDHLISQIKQKNSFLCIGLDTDLDKIPKHLLKEEDPIFSFNKAIIDATHQFCVAYKPNIAFYEAYGLNGWKSLERTMKYLNAEYPEVFTIADAKRGDIGNTSTRYAKAFFETLNFDSITIAPYMGRDSVEPFLEFENKHTILLALTSNQGAFDFQTKNVGEHELYKEVLEVSKTYKNSENLMYVVGATKASYLKQIRHIIPENFLLVPGVGAQGGSLQDVCAYGMTKDVGLLVNSSRGIIYASQGEDFAMAANNKARGLQQVMEIELRKRN; encoded by the coding sequence ATGAAAATAGACCACTTAATTTCCCAAATCAAACAAAAAAACTCCTTCCTCTGTATTGGTTTGGATACAGATTTGGATAAGATACCCAAGCATCTCCTTAAAGAGGAAGATCCTATTTTTTCATTCAATAAAGCAATTATTGATGCCACGCATCAATTCTGTGTGGCCTATAAGCCCAATATTGCTTTTTATGAGGCTTATGGCCTAAACGGATGGAAATCCTTGGAACGGACAATGAAGTATCTGAATGCTGAATACCCTGAAGTTTTTACCATTGCAGATGCAAAAAGAGGGGATATTGGAAATACGTCTACTAGATATGCCAAAGCTTTTTTTGAAACCCTAAATTTTGATTCGATAACCATAGCTCCGTATATGGGAAGAGATTCAGTTGAGCCATTTTTGGAATTTGAAAACAAGCATACCATTTTATTGGCCTTGACCTCAAACCAAGGGGCTTTCGATTTTCAAACAAAAAATGTTGGTGAACATGAACTCTATAAGGAAGTTTTGGAAGTATCGAAAACATATAAGAATTCAGAAAATCTAATGTATGTGGTTGGTGCAACCAAAGCATCTTACTTAAAGCAAATAAGACATATTATTCCGGAAAATTTCTTGTTAGTGCCAGGTGTAGGCGCACAAGGAGGAAGTTTGCAGGACGTATGTGCCTACGGAATGACTAAAGATGTTGGCCTATTGGTAAATTCTTCAAGAGGAATAATCTACGCTTCCCAAGGAGAGGATTTTGCTATGGCAGCAAATAACAAAGCAAGAGGGCTGCAACAAGTAATGGAGATTGAATTGCGCAAACGGAATTAA
- the prfA gene encoding peptide chain release factor 1 produces MLDKLNIVKQRFDEVSDLIIQPDIIADQKRYVKLNKEYKDLKMLVDKRDQYIELTNNINEAEEIISDGSDAEMLEMAKMQLDEAKAGLPKLEDEIKFLLIPKDPEDEKNVVMEIRAGTGGDEASIFAGDLYRMYAKYCESKGWKTNIIDLNEGTSGGYKEIHFEVSGEDVYGTLKFEAGVHRVQRVPQTETQGRVHTSAATVMVIPEAEDFDVQIEPKDVRIDFFCSSGPGGQSVNTTYSAVRLTHIPTGLVAQCQDQKSQHKNKEKAFKVLRSRLYDLELAKKQEEDAAKRNSQVSSGDRSAKIRTYNYPQGRVTDHRIGLTLYDLQNIINGDVQKIIDELMLVENTEKLKEASEIF; encoded by the coding sequence ATGCTAGACAAACTCAATATAGTAAAACAACGTTTTGACGAGGTTTCTGACCTTATAATTCAACCAGATATAATAGCGGACCAAAAGAGGTATGTAAAGCTCAATAAGGAGTATAAAGACCTTAAGATGCTTGTTGATAAGCGCGATCAATATATTGAGTTAACAAACAATATTAATGAAGCAGAAGAGATAATTTCTGATGGAAGTGATGCGGAAATGTTGGAAATGGCGAAAATGCAATTGGATGAGGCCAAAGCAGGACTGCCAAAACTTGAAGATGAAATTAAGTTTTTACTGATACCCAAAGACCCGGAGGACGAGAAGAATGTGGTGATGGAAATTAGAGCGGGAACTGGGGGTGATGAAGCCAGTATTTTTGCCGGGGACCTCTATAGAATGTACGCCAAGTACTGCGAATCCAAAGGCTGGAAAACCAATATTATTGATTTAAACGAGGGGACCAGTGGTGGTTATAAGGAAATTCACTTTGAAGTATCTGGTGAAGATGTTTATGGCACGCTTAAGTTTGAGGCCGGAGTACATAGGGTTCAAAGGGTCCCACAGACCGAAACCCAAGGAAGGGTACATACTAGTGCGGCAACAGTGATGGTAATTCCAGAGGCAGAAGATTTTGATGTGCAAATAGAGCCCAAGGATGTACGAATTGATTTTTTCTGTTCATCGGGGCCTGGAGGGCAATCGGTGAATACGACATATTCTGCAGTACGATTGACCCACATTCCGACAGGTTTGGTGGCACAATGTCAAGATCAGAAGTCACAGCATAAAAACAAGGAAAAAGCCTTTAAAGTGTTACGTTCTAGATTGTACGATTTGGAATTGGCAAAAAAACAGGAAGAAGATGCAGCCAAGCGTAATTCCCAGGTGAGTAGCGGTGATCGTTCAGCAAAAATTAGAACTTACAACTACCCGCAAGGACGAGTAACGGATCATAGAATTGGTCTGACACTCTATGATTTGCAAAATATTATCAATGGTGATGTACAGAAGATTATTGACGAATTAATGTTGGTAGAGAACACAGAAAAACTAAAAGAAGCATCGGAGATTTTTTAG
- the purU gene encoding formyltetrahydrofolate deformylase, with product MKLTILIHCPDQSGIIKAVTTFIHEQNGNIIYLDQHVDKEAGVFFMRLESEFEDNIRLPEFKKEFKKGLEEKYQMKLGVYTDSVRPKMAVFVSKYNHCLYDLLSRYKSGELLVDIPFIMSNHPDLNYIAEQFQIPYYHVPVTKDSKETAEERQLDLLNEYNVDFIVLARYMQILSSKVIDVYPQKIINIHHSFLPAFAGAKPYHAAFERGVKIIGATSHYVTAELDAGPIIEQGVTTVSHSHSIKDFITKGRDLEKIVLSQAVQHHVARKTMVYNNKTVIFS from the coding sequence ATGAAACTCACGATACTTATACATTGTCCGGATCAATCTGGTATTATTAAAGCGGTAACAACATTCATCCACGAACAAAATGGAAATATTATTTACCTAGATCAGCACGTTGATAAGGAAGCTGGTGTATTTTTTATGCGATTGGAAAGTGAGTTTGAAGACAACATCCGTTTACCGGAGTTTAAAAAAGAGTTTAAGAAGGGTCTGGAGGAAAAGTATCAAATGAAATTAGGGGTATATACCGATAGTGTAAGGCCCAAAATGGCCGTTTTTGTATCTAAGTACAACCATTGTCTTTATGACCTGCTAAGCCGATACAAATCTGGAGAGTTATTGGTAGACATTCCTTTTATCATGAGCAATCATCCGGATCTAAATTATATAGCCGAGCAATTTCAGATTCCATATTATCACGTTCCGGTAACCAAGGACTCTAAGGAAACTGCTGAAGAACGGCAACTGGATTTATTGAATGAATACAATGTAGATTTTATTGTTTTGGCGCGATACATGCAGATATTATCCTCAAAAGTCATTGATGTTTATCCTCAAAAAATAATCAACATCCATCACTCGTTTTTACCTGCCTTTGCAGGGGCCAAACCATATCATGCAGCCTTTGAACGTGGTGTTAAGATTATTGGGGCAACAAGCCATTATGTAACCGCTGAATTAGATGCGGGGCCCATAATTGAGCAAGGTGTTACAACAGTATCGCATTCACATTCCATAAAAGATTTTATTACCAAAGGCAGGGATTTGGAAAAAATTGTGCTCTCCCAGGCTGTACAGCATCATGTGGCGCGAAAAACAATGGTTTATAATAATAAGACGGTAATTTTTTCTTAA
- a CDS encoding DUF4197 domain-containing protein, producing MKKLLLGLLAFQLISCTELQQVVNQLPQGTTGIGNAEIAQGLRDALNLGIEKQVNKLSVKDGFFKNDLVKILLPEELKKVDKTLRDVGLSSLADEGLRILNNAAEDAVNEATPIFVDAVKGITFSDAKQILLGNDNAATIYLEQSTKTKLYEKFNPIIKTSFSKVGADQIWSNIITKYNNLPLTSNVNPDLTDYTTQEALDGVYTMIAIEEKDIRTKISSRTTDLLRKVFALQD from the coding sequence ATGAAAAAATTACTGCTTGGCCTTCTGGCCTTTCAGCTTATAAGCTGTACCGAACTGCAACAAGTTGTAAACCAATTACCACAAGGAACAACTGGCATTGGCAACGCTGAAATTGCACAAGGACTTAGAGATGCCCTAAATCTTGGAATTGAAAAACAAGTGAACAAATTGTCCGTTAAGGATGGTTTTTTCAAAAATGACCTCGTTAAGATTTTGTTGCCTGAAGAGTTAAAGAAAGTGGACAAAACGCTTAGGGATGTTGGTCTTAGCAGCCTAGCAGATGAAGGTCTCCGAATTTTGAACAATGCTGCTGAAGATGCTGTTAATGAAGCTACTCCAATTTTTGTAGATGCCGTAAAGGGAATTACTTTTAGTGATGCCAAGCAAATTCTGTTGGGCAATGACAATGCAGCTACAATATATTTAGAACAATCTACCAAGACTAAACTCTATGAAAAATTCAACCCAATTATAAAGACCTCATTCAGTAAAGTTGGCGCAGATCAAATTTGGAGCAATATAATAACCAAGTATAATAACCTACCCCTTACCTCGAACGTAAACCCTGATTTAACCGATTATACAACCCAGGAGGCTTTGGATGGTGTTTATACTATGATAGCAATTGAAGAAAAGGATATACGGACCAAGATTTCATCTAGGACAACAGATTTGTTAAGAAAAGTATTCGCTCTTCAAGATTAA